Proteins from a single region of Streptomyces vinaceus:
- a CDS encoding sigma-70 family RNA polymerase sigma factor codes for MGVDGREEPLGGAGGEVEAESPAARQVPAQRAPRRGRHASAGHPGTDLPPSDGDLIARMRGGDDGAYEELFLRHADSVRRYARTCCRDAHTADDLTAEVFARTLQAVRGGAGPDQSVRAYLLTTVRRVAAAWAKTSRREHLVEDFAVFAEQAAAGTEVGGGMSGLSGDDTLELGAEVRAMREAEQSLAMQAFRSLPERWQAVLWHTTVEDASPSAIAPLFGLSANATAVLASRAREGLKQAYLQAHVSSALSAGGDCARYADRLGAYARGGLRMRAERGLRKHLEECAKCRLAAGELKDVNAGIPALLPVAVIGWFAAGYAAKAAGVVAGGAVAAGGAGAAAAASGGSTAGAGAAGGAGGAAGAAGGAGAGGAGGGAGSGVGGAVASEGLGLPVKAAIAAGIAVAAAAGVVFALAGDDPEQGPTAQPAPSVAAPVVPLVPPPRTAEPTDAQPPAAQGSVPSEPSRAPATPTPSRSKPKAPAPAPPVSPAPQPPAKPSPSPSPAKPSPSPSPSTPKPQGFRLAGLGHAAFGDHSGPELQTGRSSWVWQRWGLRIADRRFAQGITVNSRSSVVIALNRQCTAFSARAGVDDLSLFTDGTVRFSVYADGQRLWRSDALGFGDPAASVDVSLAGRTTMRLVVEQAGQGSLPTLASWADAVISCR; via the coding sequence ATGGGCGTTGACGGTCGGGAGGAGCCGCTCGGTGGTGCCGGCGGCGAGGTCGAGGCGGAGAGCCCGGCCGCACGCCAGGTCCCGGCGCAGCGCGCGCCGCGCCGCGGCCGGCACGCGTCCGCCGGGCATCCCGGCACCGATCTGCCGCCGTCCGACGGGGACTTGATCGCCCGGATGCGCGGGGGCGACGACGGCGCGTACGAGGAGCTGTTCCTGCGCCACGCCGATTCCGTACGGCGCTACGCGCGGACCTGCTGCCGCGACGCGCACACGGCCGACGACCTGACCGCCGAGGTGTTCGCCCGGACGCTCCAGGCGGTACGGGGCGGGGCCGGTCCGGACCAGTCGGTGCGGGCGTACCTGCTGACCACGGTGCGGCGCGTCGCGGCGGCGTGGGCGAAGACATCCCGGCGGGAGCACCTCGTCGAGGACTTCGCGGTGTTCGCGGAGCAGGCGGCCGCGGGGACCGAGGTGGGCGGCGGCATGTCCGGCCTGTCGGGGGACGACACCCTCGAACTGGGCGCGGAAGTCCGGGCGATGCGCGAGGCGGAGCAGTCGCTGGCGATGCAGGCGTTCCGGAGCCTGCCCGAGCGGTGGCAGGCCGTGCTGTGGCACACCACCGTCGAGGACGCCTCGCCGAGCGCGATCGCCCCGCTGTTCGGGCTGAGCGCCAACGCGACGGCGGTACTGGCCAGCCGGGCCCGGGAAGGGCTCAAGCAGGCCTACCTGCAAGCGCATGTGAGTTCCGCGCTGAGTGCGGGCGGGGACTGCGCGCGGTACGCGGACCGGCTGGGGGCCTATGCCCGCGGCGGGCTGCGGATGCGGGCGGAGCGCGGGCTGCGCAAGCACTTGGAGGAGTGCGCGAAGTGCCGGCTGGCCGCCGGGGAGCTCAAGGACGTCAACGCGGGCATTCCCGCGCTGCTGCCGGTCGCGGTCATCGGGTGGTTCGCCGCCGGGTACGCGGCGAAGGCCGCCGGTGTCGTGGCCGGCGGGGCCGTCGCGGCCGGGGGTGCGGGCGCTGCCGCCGCGGCTTCGGGCGGCTCGACGGCGGGGGCAGGGGCAGCTGGGGGTGCTGGTGGGGCCGCCGGGGCTGCTGGTGGAGCCGGGGCCGGTGGTGCTGGTGGGGGCGCCGGGTCCGGGGTGGGGGGTGCGGTGGCTTCCGAGGGGCTCGGGCTGCCGGTCAAGGCCGCCATCGCCGCCGGTATCGCGGTCGCGGCGGCCGCCGGCGTGGTGTTCGCGCTGGCCGGGGACGATCCCGAGCAGGGGCCCACGGCGCAGCCCGCGCCGAGTGTGGCCGCGCCCGTGGTGCCGCTCGTACCGCCTCCGCGGACGGCGGAGCCGACGGATGCGCAGCCGCCGGCCGCTCAGGGCTCCGTACCCTCCGAGCCGAGCAGGGCTCCCGCGACGCCGACGCCCTCCCGCTCGAAGCCGAAGGCGCCGGCTCCGGCTCCGCCCGTCTCCCCGGCGCCGCAGCCTCCGGCGAAGCCCTCGCCGTCGCCGAGTCCGGCCAAGCCGTCGCCGTCCCCGTCGCCGTCCACGCCGAAGCCCCAGGGGTTCCGCCTGGCCGGGCTCGGGCACGCGGCGTTCGGCGACCACAGCGGTCCCGAGTTGCAGACCGGGCGCAGCAGCTGGGTGTGGCAGCGGTGGGGGCTGCGGATCGCGGACCGGCGGTTCGCGCAGGGGATCACCGTGAACTCCCGCTCCTCGGTGGTGATCGCCCTCAACCGGCAGTGCACGGCGTTCTCGGCGCGGGCCGGGGTGGACGACCTGTCGCTGTTCACCGACGGCACGGTGCGGTTCTCCGTGTACGCCGACGGGCAGCGGCTGTGGCGCTCGGACGCGCTCGGGTTCGGGGATCCGGCCGCCTCCGTCGACGTCTCCCTGGCCGGGCGCACGACGATGCGGCTGGTGGTGGAGCAGGCCGGGCAGGGCAGTCTGCCGACGTTGGCGAGCTGGGCCGACGCGGTGATCAGCTGCCGGTGA
- a CDS encoding TetR/AcrR family transcriptional regulator — protein MHISDFHGSATALSSESGGRLMAGATTHGVGRSTPLRVDAQRNLEHVLRAAREVFGELGYGAPMEDVARRARVGVGTVYRRFPSKDVLVRRIAEEETARLTEQAQAALGQEEEPWQALSRFLRTSVASGAGRLLPPQVLRVGSASEDGVEEAAARVPHQRQAGVTGGAPELRVVGGRTAMEDEPSEDAGAGALLEVVGRLVDRAREAGELRGDVTVADVLLVIATAAPALPDAAQQAAASSRLLDILLEGLRSRTA, from the coding sequence ATGCATATTTCCGATTTCCATGGTTCCGCGACCGCGCTCTCCAGCGAGAGCGGCGGCCGCCTGATGGCAGGCGCCACGACGCACGGCGTGGGCCGCTCCACGCCGCTGCGCGTAGACGCCCAGCGCAACCTCGAACACGTGCTGCGCGCGGCCCGAGAGGTGTTCGGCGAGCTGGGCTACGGGGCTCCGATGGAGGACGTGGCGCGGCGCGCACGCGTCGGCGTCGGCACCGTGTACCGGCGCTTCCCGAGCAAGGACGTCCTGGTCCGCCGCATAGCCGAGGAGGAGACCGCCCGGCTGACCGAGCAGGCCCAGGCCGCGCTCGGTCAGGAGGAGGAGCCGTGGCAGGCGCTTTCGCGCTTCCTGCGGACCTCCGTCGCCTCGGGTGCCGGGCGGCTGCTGCCGCCGCAGGTGCTGCGGGTCGGGTCGGCGAGCGAGGACGGTGTCGAAGAGGCGGCGGCGCGGGTTCCGCACCAGCGCCAGGCCGGCGTGACCGGTGGGGCCCCCGAGCTGCGGGTCGTGGGCGGGCGGACGGCCATGGAGGACGAGCCCTCCGAGGACGCGGGCGCGGGTGCACTGCTCGAAGTGGTCGGCCGGCTGGTGGACCGCGCCCGCGAGGCCGGTGAGCTGCGCGGTGACGTCACGGTGGCCGATGTGCTGCTGGTGATAGCCACGGCTGCTCCCGCGCTGCCCGACGCGGCGCAGCAGGCGGCGGCTTCGTCGCGGCTGCTCGACATCCTGCTCGAAGGACTGCGCTCCCGTACGGCCTGA
- a CDS encoding NAD(P)/FAD-dependent oxidoreductase — protein MVKAANSRGEAPGTPPRTRILVVGGGYVGLYTALRLQRKLRAGEAEVTVVSAEPYMTYQPFLPEAAAGSISPRHVVVPLRRVLGTCRIVIGEAQRIDHAKRTATVATLATEDEGTGPLEIEYDELVLAPGSVSRTLPVPGLADYAIGFKTVEEAIGLRNHVIEQMDIASSTRDHALRDAALTFVFVGGGYAGVEALGELEDMARYAARYYHNIKPEDMKWVLVEASDHILPEVGPELGVYTVRELRRRNIDVRLETRLDSCENRIAVLSDGARFPTRTVVWTAGVKPHPVLAASDLPRTERGRLVCTAFLTVDGVEHAWAAGDAAAVPDITAEEPGRECAPNAQHAVRQAKVLADNLVASLRGEPLTEYAHKYVGSVASLGLHKGVALLYGRKLKAYPAWLMHRAYHLSRVPTFNRKMRVLAEWTLSGLFKREIVSLGSLEHPRAEFELAAGHGHKFPPPPPAPNPPKDSQG, from the coding sequence ATGGTGAAGGCTGCTAACTCCCGGGGCGAGGCCCCCGGTACCCCGCCCCGTACGCGCATCCTCGTCGTCGGCGGCGGCTACGTCGGCTTGTACACGGCACTCCGGCTCCAGCGAAAGCTCAGAGCCGGCGAGGCCGAGGTCACGGTGGTCAGCGCCGAGCCCTACATGACGTACCAGCCCTTCCTCCCCGAGGCGGCCGCCGGCTCCATCTCCCCGCGCCACGTCGTCGTGCCGCTGCGCCGCGTCCTCGGCACATGCCGCATCGTCATCGGCGAGGCCCAGCGCATCGACCACGCCAAGCGGACCGCGACCGTCGCCACCCTCGCCACCGAGGACGAGGGCACCGGACCGCTGGAGATCGAGTACGACGAACTCGTCCTCGCCCCCGGATCCGTCTCCCGCACCCTGCCCGTCCCGGGCCTCGCCGACTACGCCATCGGGTTCAAGACCGTGGAAGAGGCCATCGGCCTGCGCAACCACGTCATCGAACAGATGGACATCGCCTCCTCCACCCGCGACCACGCCCTGCGCGACGCAGCCCTCACCTTCGTCTTCGTCGGCGGCGGCTACGCCGGGGTCGAGGCCCTCGGCGAGCTGGAGGACATGGCCCGCTACGCGGCCCGGTACTACCACAACATCAAGCCCGAGGACATGAAGTGGGTGCTGGTCGAGGCCAGCGACCACATCCTCCCCGAGGTCGGCCCCGAACTCGGCGTCTACACGGTCCGCGAACTGCGCCGCCGCAACATCGACGTACGCCTGGAGACCCGCCTCGACTCCTGCGAGAACCGCATCGCGGTCCTCAGCGACGGCGCCCGCTTCCCCACCCGCACCGTCGTGTGGACCGCAGGCGTCAAACCGCACCCGGTCCTCGCCGCCTCCGACCTCCCCCGCACCGAACGCGGCCGCCTCGTCTGCACCGCCTTCCTCACCGTCGACGGCGTCGAACACGCCTGGGCCGCCGGCGACGCCGCCGCCGTGCCCGACATCACCGCCGAGGAGCCCGGCCGTGAATGCGCCCCCAACGCGCAGCACGCCGTCCGCCAGGCCAAGGTCCTCGCCGACAACCTGGTGGCCTCGCTGCGCGGCGAACCGCTCACCGAGTACGCGCACAAGTACGTGGGCTCCGTGGCCTCCCTCGGCCTGCACAAGGGCGTCGCCCTCCTCTACGGCCGCAAGCTCAAGGCCTACCCGGCCTGGCTGATGCACCGCGCCTACCACCTCAGCCGGGTCCCCACGTTCAACCGCAAAATGCGCGTCCTCGCCGAATGGACCCTCTCGGGGCTCTTCAAACGTGAGATCGTCTCCCTCGGTTCCCTCGAACACCCCAGGGCAGAATTCGAACTCGCCGCAGGACACGGCCACAAATTCCCCCCGCCCCCGCCCGCCCCCAACCCCCCGAAGGACAGCCAGGGCTGA
- a CDS encoding ATP-binding SpoIIE family protein phosphatase has translation MNFTRWSARFPGTQRRAAARSEHAAAQAKRGEGAVPAARGAAARPATAPDGGPADPTVSGTGSGTGPGGGSGSGHGSGSGALAAVPSLDELSVREVLGRLPALVALVHGPEHRVAYVNDAYTAGFGPRPAGAPAHDALPELGELGLLPLLDQVQRSGKPRTAKNRTAPGGTSSYTVTCTPVEFPKAAAEGDTDPHHTGVLIHLADVSDHAEAVERLRASERRQREAAVTLQRSLLPQELEQPDDLRIAATYQPGGTEAAVGGDWYDVITLGAGRTALVIGDVMGRGVRAAAVMGQLRTAVRAYARLDLPPHEVLQLLDGLAAEIDASQIATCVYAVHDPNEGLLAYASAGHLPILVRDEDGTVRRAADPTGPPLGTGGWLHTSGTIALGPGSTAVLYTDGLVERRGEDIDEGVAALERALSGAQGTPAVICDRLMRALGVDADHDDDVAVMVLQQPSRTGADAELFHNAALELLGGVEAAPRARAFASGVLASWRFPVELCDLGVLAASELVANSLQHGTPPMRLRLRRTDRRLIIEVTDGDDHLPRRRRAEPADETGRGISIIATIASSWGSRRTPGGGKAVWCEFALPTT, from the coding sequence GTGAACTTCACGCGCTGGAGCGCCCGTTTTCCCGGAACGCAGCGCCGCGCCGCCGCCCGGTCCGAGCACGCCGCCGCCCAGGCCAAAAGGGGTGAGGGTGCCGTCCCGGCAGCCCGCGGCGCCGCCGCCCGCCCGGCCACCGCGCCGGACGGGGGCCCCGCCGACCCCACGGTCTCCGGGACGGGAAGCGGCACCGGCCCGGGCGGAGGCAGCGGCAGCGGCCACGGCTCCGGGAGCGGCGCCCTCGCCGCCGTGCCCTCCCTCGACGAGCTCTCCGTACGGGAGGTCCTCGGCCGGCTCCCGGCCCTCGTCGCCCTCGTCCACGGCCCCGAACACCGCGTCGCCTACGTCAACGACGCCTACACCGCCGGGTTCGGCCCCCGCCCGGCCGGCGCGCCCGCCCACGACGCCCTCCCCGAACTCGGCGAGCTCGGCCTCCTCCCGCTCCTCGACCAGGTCCAGCGCAGCGGCAAGCCCCGTACCGCCAAGAACCGCACCGCACCCGGCGGCACCAGCTCGTACACCGTCACCTGCACCCCCGTCGAGTTCCCCAAGGCCGCCGCCGAAGGCGACACCGACCCCCACCACACCGGGGTCCTGATCCACCTCGCCGACGTCAGCGACCACGCCGAAGCCGTCGAACGGCTGCGCGCCAGCGAACGCCGCCAGCGCGAGGCCGCCGTCACCCTCCAGCGCTCCCTCCTCCCGCAGGAACTCGAACAGCCCGACGACCTCCGCATCGCCGCCACCTACCAGCCCGGCGGCACCGAGGCCGCCGTCGGCGGCGACTGGTACGACGTCATCACCCTCGGCGCCGGCCGCACCGCCCTCGTCATCGGCGACGTCATGGGCCGCGGGGTGCGCGCCGCGGCCGTCATGGGCCAGCTGCGCACCGCCGTCCGCGCCTACGCCCGCCTCGACCTGCCCCCGCACGAGGTGCTCCAGCTCCTCGACGGGCTCGCCGCCGAGATCGACGCCAGCCAGATCGCCACCTGCGTGTACGCCGTCCACGACCCCAACGAGGGCCTGCTCGCGTACGCCTCCGCCGGCCACCTCCCGATCCTGGTCCGCGACGAGGACGGCACCGTACGCAGAGCCGCCGACCCCACCGGCCCGCCGCTCGGCACCGGCGGCTGGCTGCACACCTCCGGCACCATCGCGCTGGGCCCGGGCTCCACCGCCGTCCTCTACACCGATGGCCTGGTCGAACGCCGCGGCGAGGACATCGACGAAGGCGTCGCCGCCCTCGAACGCGCCCTCTCCGGCGCCCAGGGCACCCCGGCCGTCATCTGCGACCGCCTGATGCGCGCCCTCGGCGTCGACGCCGACCACGACGACGACGTCGCCGTCATGGTCCTCCAGCAGCCGAGCCGCACCGGAGCCGACGCCGAGCTCTTCCACAACGCCGCCCTGGAACTCCTCGGCGGCGTCGAGGCGGCCCCGCGCGCCCGCGCCTTCGCCTCCGGGGTCCTCGCCTCCTGGCGCTTCCCGGTGGAGCTGTGCGACCTCGGCGTCCTGGCCGCCAGCGAGCTCGTCGCGAACTCCCTCCAGCACGGGACCCCGCCCATGCGGCTGCGGCTGCGCCGCACCGACCGCCGCCTGATCATCGAGGTCACCGACGGGGACGACCACCTCCCGCGCCGCCGCCGCGCCGAACCGGCCGACGAGACCGGCCGAGGCATCTCGATCATCGCGACGATCGCCTCCTCCTGGGGCTCGCGCCGCACCCCGGGCGGCGGCAAGGCCGTCTGGTGCGAGTTCGCCCTGCCGACCACGTAG
- a CDS encoding MFS transporter, which yields MGAAMRRIQAGNALTAFGIGFTVPFLYIYVAQVRGLGSMAATSAFVAFAVSALVALPLTGRVIDRRGPVPVVIGAAVAASAGALSLGLSTGIVPILLSALALGAGQAVMQPALATMIVWCSTPATRTRAFALQFFMQNLGLGIGGLIGGQIVDESRPASFTLLFGIEAVMFLVLAGVILTVRMPHAPSIKDAVPRDASQAGGSAWKRLLEHKAMVKLLVLGFVIFFACYGQFESGLAAFGTEAAGISPSTLGFALAANTGAIVVAQFVVLKLVEKRRRSRVIALVGLIWTVAWIIAGFSGLGHGSAMMAAAAFITTYALFGIGEAMLSPTLAPLVADLAPEGSVGQYNSAFALVKQMALALGPLGVPLGAGVPMLYIGVFVAVSLGIAWLALRLGKQLSAVQDKPSLLGSRVVAQGAKAGSEVGEPVGA from the coding sequence ATGGGCGCTGCGATGCGGCGGATCCAGGCCGGCAACGCGCTGACCGCGTTCGGCATCGGTTTCACGGTTCCGTTCCTCTACATCTACGTGGCGCAGGTGCGAGGTCTGGGCTCCATGGCGGCCACGAGCGCGTTCGTGGCCTTCGCCGTCAGTGCCCTGGTCGCGCTGCCCCTCACCGGTCGGGTCATCGACCGCCGAGGTCCCGTCCCCGTGGTCATCGGCGCGGCCGTCGCCGCCTCGGCCGGGGCGCTGTCGCTCGGGCTGTCCACCGGCATCGTGCCGATCCTGCTGTCCGCCCTGGCGCTCGGCGCCGGGCAGGCGGTCATGCAGCCCGCGCTGGCCACCATGATCGTGTGGTGCTCGACGCCGGCCACCCGGACGCGCGCCTTCGCCCTCCAGTTCTTCATGCAGAACCTGGGCCTGGGCATCGGCGGCCTCATCGGCGGCCAGATCGTCGACGAGAGCCGGCCCGCCAGCTTCACCCTGCTGTTCGGCATCGAGGCCGTGATGTTCCTGGTCCTGGCCGGGGTCATCCTGACCGTACGGATGCCGCACGCGCCGAGCATCAAGGACGCCGTGCCGCGCGACGCCTCGCAGGCGGGCGGCAGCGCGTGGAAGCGGCTGCTGGAACACAAGGCCATGGTCAAGCTGCTGGTGCTGGGCTTCGTGATCTTCTTCGCCTGCTACGGGCAGTTCGAGTCGGGTCTCGCCGCCTTCGGTACCGAGGCGGCCGGAATCTCCCCGTCCACCCTCGGCTTCGCGCTGGCCGCGAACACCGGTGCCATCGTCGTCGCGCAGTTCGTCGTGCTGAAGCTGGTCGAGAAGCGCCGCCGGTCCCGGGTGATCGCGCTGGTCGGCCTGATCTGGACCGTGGCCTGGATCATCGCCGGGTTCTCGGGGCTGGGGCACGGCAGCGCCATGATGGCGGCCGCCGCGTTCATCACCACGTACGCGCTCTTCGGCATCGGCGAGGCGATGCTCTCGCCGACGCTGGCGCCGCTGGTGGCCGACCTGGCGCCCGAGGGTTCGGTGGGCCAGTACAACTCGGCTTTCGCGCTGGTCAAGCAGATGGCGCTGGCCCTGGGTCCGCTGGGCGTGCCGCTGGGTGCGGGCGTGCCGATGCTCTACATCGGGGTGTTCGTCGCGGTGTCGCTGGGTATCGCGTGGCTGGCGCTGCGGCTCGGCAAGCAGCTGAGCGCGGTGCAGGACAAGCCGTCGCTGCTGGGCAGCCGGGTCGTCGCGCAGGGCGCGAAGGCGGGCTCCGAGGTGGGTGAGCCCGTCGGCGCGTAG
- a CDS encoding MarR family winged helix-turn-helix transcriptional regulator — MGDTPDGTTPVHEPSLDEQIAVYQREFQDLDPQVEKVVSALSRLNRRMNVAYGRQTAALGISNAEWEVLKALVISGAPYRMGPSELAKQLGLTPAAMTHRIDRMTAEGLVTRERDESNRVRVIVELTDEGRSKWLDAMRAATVFEEDLLQDLSTAERGVLGDMLTRLLDRVEDLQSPS; from the coding sequence ATGGGTGACACCCCCGACGGCACCACGCCCGTCCACGAGCCGAGCCTCGACGAGCAGATCGCCGTCTACCAGCGCGAATTCCAGGACCTCGACCCCCAGGTCGAGAAGGTGGTCTCTGCCCTCAGCCGGCTGAACCGCCGCATGAACGTCGCGTACGGACGCCAGACCGCCGCTCTGGGCATCAGCAACGCGGAGTGGGAGGTCCTCAAGGCACTCGTCATCTCCGGAGCCCCGTACCGGATGGGCCCGAGCGAGCTCGCGAAGCAGCTGGGCCTCACGCCGGCGGCGATGACCCACCGGATCGACCGCATGACGGCGGAGGGACTGGTGACGCGCGAGCGGGACGAGTCCAACCGGGTCCGCGTGATCGTGGAGCTGACGGACGAGGGCCGCAGCAAGTGGCTCGACGCGATGCGCGCGGCCACGGTCTTCGAGGAGGACCTCCTCCAGGACCTCTCCACGGCGGAGCGCGGAGTGCTGGGCGACATGCTCACGCGACTCCTGGACCGCGTCGAGGACCTCCAGTCGCCGAGCTGA
- a CDS encoding DUF6247 family protein — MTAQHLEDDGPLIPQPAMTREALRDAVRRIDMAHLAEFDRECHAAFDRAAETGAINPLRFFLIKWATHVAIHRWPARAAALIEAERAAGDPAATEEQFRAAMESSSRILAEAQREIGQ, encoded by the coding sequence ATGACAGCACAGCACCTCGAAGACGACGGTCCGCTCATCCCCCAGCCGGCCATGACGCGCGAAGCCCTGCGGGACGCCGTGCGCCGGATCGACATGGCACACCTCGCCGAGTTCGACCGGGAATGCCATGCCGCGTTCGACCGCGCTGCGGAGACGGGCGCCATCAACCCGCTCCGCTTCTTCCTGATCAAGTGGGCCACGCACGTGGCCATCCACCGCTGGCCCGCCCGCGCCGCGGCACTGATCGAAGCAGAGCGGGCCGCAGGCGACCCGGCCGCCACGGAGGAACAGTTCCGGGCCGCCATGGAGAGCAGCAGCCGCATCCTGGCCGAGGCCCAGCGGGAGATCGGTCAGTGA